A region from the Mucilaginibacter sp. CSA2-8R genome encodes:
- a CDS encoding alpha-L-rhamnosidase C-terminal domain-containing protein — translation MKKLIPQFLYSKKAAQKLVLCFAMLIGGAAEINAQTKATWIWYPGDYEIWLSNKMQNRRTERNSFFPPFWKLDSHYVLIDFHKDYNLSAAEEAEIAVEGQYNLKIDGKAATGYPKTITLPAGKHRISLKVYNQGGVPAVFVKSPHVVSDTSWQVTYEDKEWIDASGKTSDVSATQYVPAGAWNFNAATTMPSQFRLPTTPQKAVSQDKKNKSILVDFGKETFGYVKLHGVKGKGKVTLYYGESKEEALDTKGGELLDIVEADQLQSGDITLDGSRAFRYVNVQCDGDVSINDVSMLYEYSPVEQRGSFRCSDEQINKIWDVAAYTMQLNTREFFIDGIKRDRWVWSGDAAQSYLMNYYLYFDSPTVKRTISALRGKDPVTSHINTIMDYTFYWFISIYDYYQHSGDQAFIKQSYPGMQSMMNYCLSRRNADGLMQGLSGDWVFIDWADGLSKQGEVSFEQMLLCRSLESMALCANIMHDSEGAAQYSALAKDLKAKLFAYYWNAQKHALVHSRVDGKPTDNVTRYANMFGIFFNYFTEAQKQDVKKYVLMNDKVQKITTPYMRFYELEALCAMGEQPYVLKQMKDYWGGMLNLGATSFWEEYNPDKKGAEHYAMYGRPFGKSLCHAWGASPIYLLGKYYLGVKPTAPGYQTYVVEPQLGGLKWMEGAIPTPNGDIKVHCTADKINISSATGTGVLRIKSKTKPVCQGKTLKVLGNNTYELSVQKDKAYAVQYTAL, via the coding sequence ATGAAGAAACTAATACCTCAATTTCTATATTCGAAAAAAGCAGCGCAAAAATTGGTCTTATGTTTTGCGATGCTCATAGGCGGCGCAGCCGAAATTAATGCGCAAACCAAAGCAACCTGGATATGGTATCCCGGTGATTACGAGATTTGGCTGAGCAACAAAATGCAAAACCGCCGTACCGAACGCAATTCGTTCTTCCCGCCATTCTGGAAGCTGGATAGTCACTATGTATTGATTGATTTTCATAAAGATTATAACCTGAGCGCGGCCGAAGAGGCAGAGATTGCCGTTGAGGGACAATATAACCTGAAAATAGACGGTAAAGCTGCCACCGGCTACCCTAAAACCATCACGTTGCCCGCCGGCAAGCATCGCATTAGTCTGAAAGTTTACAACCAGGGCGGTGTACCGGCTGTATTTGTAAAAAGCCCGCATGTAGTATCGGATACCTCCTGGCAGGTAACCTATGAAGATAAAGAGTGGATTGATGCCTCAGGTAAAACTTCGGATGTTTCTGCAACGCAATATGTACCTGCCGGTGCCTGGAATTTTAACGCAGCCACAACCATGCCGTCGCAGTTCCGCTTGCCAACAACACCTCAAAAAGCGGTAAGTCAGGATAAAAAGAATAAATCGATTCTGGTTGATTTTGGCAAAGAAACTTTTGGCTATGTAAAGTTGCATGGCGTCAAAGGCAAGGGAAAAGTCACCTTATATTATGGCGAATCTAAAGAAGAAGCGTTAGATACCAAAGGCGGCGAACTGCTGGATATTGTCGAAGCTGACCAGCTGCAATCCGGCGATATCACTTTGGATGGCTCTCGTGCCTTCAGGTACGTTAATGTGCAGTGTGACGGTGACGTCAGCATCAATGATGTATCGATGCTGTACGAATACTCGCCTGTAGAGCAGCGCGGCAGTTTCCGTTGTTCTGATGAGCAGATTAACAAAATATGGGATGTAGCTGCTTACACCATGCAGTTAAACACCCGCGAATTTTTCATCGATGGTATCAAGCGCGACCGATGGGTATGGTCGGGCGATGCGGCGCAAAGCTACCTGATGAACTATTACCTGTATTTTGATTCGCCCACAGTAAAACGCACCATCAGCGCCCTGCGTGGTAAAGATCCTGTAACCAGCCATATCAACACCATTATGGACTATACGTTTTACTGGTTTATCAGCATTTATGATTACTACCAGCATAGCGGCGACCAGGCTTTCATCAAACAATCTTACCCCGGCATGCAAAGCATGATGAACTACTGCTTATCGCGCCGCAACGCTGACGGACTGATGCAGGGCCTTTCGGGCGACTGGGTATTTATTGACTGGGCTGATGGCCTGAGTAAACAAGGTGAAGTAAGTTTTGAGCAGATGCTGCTTTGCCGAAGTTTAGAATCCATGGCTTTGTGCGCCAACATTATGCATGATAGCGAAGGCGCCGCCCAATACAGCGCCTTAGCTAAAGATTTAAAAGCCAAACTGTTTGCTTACTACTGGAACGCGCAAAAGCATGCCCTGGTGCACAGCCGCGTTGATGGAAAACCCACAGATAACGTAACCCGGTACGCTAATATGTTCGGCATCTTCTTCAACTATTTTACCGAAGCCCAAAAGCAGGATGTAAAAAAGTATGTGCTGATGAACGATAAGGTTCAAAAAATTACCACACCCTATATGCGTTTTTACGAGCTGGAGGCTTTATGCGCCATGGGCGAGCAGCCATACGTGTTGAAGCAGATGAAAGATTACTGGGGAGGTATGCTTAACCTGGGTGCTACCTCTTTTTGGGAAGAATACAATCCCGATAAAAAAGGGGCAGAGCATTACGCCATGTATGGCCGTCCGTTTGGTAAAAGCTTGTGCCACGCTTGGGGCGCCAGTCCGATATATCTGTTAGGCAAGTATTATCTAGGCGTTAAACCCACCGCACCCGGCTACCAGACTTATGTTGTTGAGCCGCAATTAGGTGGCTTAAAATGGATGGAAGGCGCTATCCCTACACCCAATGGCGATATTAAAGTACACTGCACTGCCGACAAAATTAATATAAGCAGTGCCACCGGTACAGGTGTGCTTCGCATAAAAAGCAAAACCAAACCGGTTTGCCAGGGCAAGACACTGAAAGTGTTGGGGAATAATACTTACGAACTATCTGTTCAAAAAGATAAAGCTTACGCAGTGCAATACACTGCTTTATAA
- a CDS encoding Gfo/Idh/MocA family oxidoreductase, with product MLKLGILGLGEGRSTMSAALQSSKIELAMVCDRNLDMCKRRAKEFGFDNYTTEYQDMLNHPDIDIIAIYTPDHLHADHIKQALLAGKHVVCTKPLVDDLSRANELIEISAQTGKKVFVGQSSRFFEPAKRQQKDFKEGVIGDLITVESHYHADHRWFLEKPWALEDAFKWLYGGLSHPVDFIRWYLPNIEEVMGYGMISSNGKTAGLKNHDTMHFIFKATDGRIARVSGAYTGPTQPTKRDSGMTVILRGTEGASQADYHELRYSVTDKTGEERIVHWGDSTIKYYFRFEGQSHHAGEYQNYLEYFADCLQSGETAYPDLKEGIGTIALLQAMDRSLQTGLPVKLADILTEFNIPARALNSDINAHG from the coding sequence ATGTTAAAATTAGGCATTTTAGGATTAGGCGAAGGCCGCAGTACCATGTCGGCAGCACTGCAAAGCTCCAAAATAGAACTGGCTATGGTGTGCGACCGTAACCTGGACATGTGCAAGCGCCGCGCCAAAGAGTTTGGCTTTGATAACTACACCACCGAATACCAGGATATGCTTAACCATCCTGACATAGATATTATTGCCATCTATACGCCCGACCATCTGCATGCCGACCACATTAAACAAGCGCTGCTGGCAGGCAAGCATGTAGTATGCACCAAACCCTTGGTTGATGACTTGAGCCGTGCTAACGAGTTGATAGAAATTTCGGCCCAAACTGGTAAAAAGGTTTTTGTGGGTCAGAGTTCACGTTTTTTTGAGCCCGCCAAACGCCAGCAAAAAGATTTTAAGGAAGGTGTGATAGGTGATTTAATTACCGTTGAGTCGCATTACCATGCCGACCACCGTTGGTTTTTAGAAAAGCCTTGGGCTTTGGAAGACGCCTTTAAATGGTTGTATGGCGGCTTAAGTCATCCAGTCGATTTTATCCGTTGGTACCTGCCCAATATTGAAGAAGTGATGGGCTACGGCATGATTAGCAGTAACGGCAAAACCGCCGGACTGAAAAATCATGACACCATGCATTTCATCTTTAAAGCCACCGACGGCCGCATTGCCCGGGTAAGCGGCGCGTACACTGGTCCAACGCAACCCACCAAACGCGATAGCGGCATGACGGTTATTTTACGCGGTACCGAAGGCGCATCACAAGCGGATTACCACGAGCTTCGTTACTCGGTCACCGACAAAACAGGCGAGGAGCGGATTGTGCATTGGGGCGACAGCACCATCAAATACTATTTCCGTTTTGAGGGCCAAAGCCACCATGCCGGTGAGTATCAAAATTACCTGGAGTATTTCGCTGATTGCCTGCAAAGCGGAGAAACCGCTTACCCCGACCTAAAAGAGGGCATAGGCACCATCGCTTTATTACAGGCCATGGACCGCTCACTGCAAACCGGCTTGCCCGTAAAATTAGCAGACATTTTAACCGAGTTTAATATACCGGCCCGTGCTTTAAATTCCGATATCAACGCCCATGGGTAA
- a CDS encoding sugar phosphate isomerase/epimerase family protein, with protein sequence MNNSQSSRRRFLAQTAMATAGVAFSQNSWAAFFAGAAKSQRYRVAVVDLMILKRQKLGAFQLTKDIGADGVEVDMGGLGNRETFDNQLANPEIRQQFLDKAKELNLEICSLGMTGFFAQSFAKRDGVDRMVQDCIDTMKAMNVKVAFLPLGVNSDLSKNPELQPAVIERLKMIAPKAEQAGVIIGIETSLNATEEAKLLDEVGSKAIKSYFNFANALDNGRDVSEELKILGKKRICQIHCSNTDGVWLQNDPEIDLKKVKKTLDKMKWEGWLVIERSRDAKDPRNVKWNFSANTAYVKSIFQNG encoded by the coding sequence ATGAACAACAGCCAATCATCCCGACGCCGGTTCCTTGCCCAAACTGCCATGGCAACTGCCGGTGTGGCTTTTTCGCAAAACAGTTGGGCCGCTTTTTTTGCCGGTGCTGCCAAATCTCAGCGTTACAGAGTAGCGGTGGTTGACCTGATGATTTTAAAACGTCAGAAATTGGGCGCCTTCCAGCTAACTAAAGATATTGGCGCCGATGGCGTAGAGGTTGATATGGGCGGTTTGGGTAATCGTGAAACGTTCGATAACCAACTGGCTAATCCCGAAATCAGGCAACAGTTTCTAGACAAAGCCAAAGAGCTAAATTTAGAAATCTGTTCGTTAGGCATGACAGGCTTTTTCGCACAATCATTCGCCAAACGCGATGGCGTTGACCGAATGGTGCAGGACTGCATCGATACCATGAAAGCCATGAACGTTAAAGTGGCTTTTTTGCCGCTGGGCGTTAACAGCGATTTATCAAAAAATCCGGAATTGCAGCCGGCAGTAATCGAACGTTTAAAAATGATTGCTCCTAAAGCAGAGCAGGCTGGTGTAATTATTGGTATCGAAACGTCCTTAAATGCTACCGAAGAAGCTAAATTGCTGGATGAGGTGGGCTCTAAAGCTATCAAAAGCTATTTCAATTTTGCCAATGCGTTGGATAATGGCCGGGATGTAAGCGAGGAATTAAAAATACTGGGCAAAAAGCGTATTTGCCAGATACATTGCAGTAACACTGATGGTGTTTGGCTGCAAAACGACCCGGAAATTGATTTAAAGAAAGTCAAAAAAACACTGGATAAAATGAAGTGGGAGGGCTGGCTGGTTATCGAGCGTTCGCGCGATGCCAAAGATCCGCGCAACGTAAAATGGAATTTTAGCGCCAATACGGCTTACGTTAAATCGATATTCCAAAACGGATAA
- a CDS encoding acetylxylan esterase, whose translation MNLRVSKYSNTNVFIRWVVATCCLFGSVAAQAQNNTSDFDYKKPLKQVLTEVQDRFHVKVKYSEDMVKDQWVPYADWRYKTTAAKTLAAVLAPLDMKVNEEGPNTFKLKYFEYSRITPEEGREKLAYLSSLYHDKASWENRKADLKPCMLQALQLSPMPAKVKSKPIITKKRVMDGYTVENIAIETLPGVYVCGSLYKPLKYKGKIPVVLCPDGHFGDGRYRADGQYRYAMLARMGAMAISYDLFAWGESLLQFDGKDHRRSLAMTIQALNSFRILDYILSLKDADPTRVAITGASGGGSQTMLVTALDDRIKLSVPVVMLSSYFSGGCPCESGLPVHLCGGGTNNDEVAAMAAPRPQLVISDGGDWSANVPDTDLPYLQKIYGYYGKIELVQNAHFPKEGHDYGKSKRLAMYDFVAKQFHLNIDAVKGVDGKVDESKVTIEKYPAMYVFGPKGENLPANAIHGFEQLEKVFVAAK comes from the coding sequence ATGAATTTAAGGGTAAGTAAATATTCTAATACTAACGTATTTATCCGATGGGTGGTGGCAACCTGTTGCCTGTTTGGTAGTGTAGCTGCTCAGGCTCAAAACAATACCTCCGATTTTGACTATAAAAAGCCACTGAAACAGGTGCTCACTGAGGTGCAGGACCGCTTCCACGTAAAAGTTAAGTATTCAGAAGATATGGTAAAGGACCAGTGGGTGCCTTATGCCGACTGGCGCTATAAAACTACCGCCGCCAAAACGCTGGCCGCCGTGCTGGCTCCGCTGGATATGAAGGTGAACGAAGAGGGGCCAAACACCTTTAAACTAAAATATTTTGAGTACTCGCGCATTACGCCCGAAGAGGGCCGCGAAAAGCTGGCTTACTTGTCGTCATTATATCATGATAAAGCCAGTTGGGAAAACCGCAAGGCTGATTTAAAGCCCTGCATGTTGCAGGCTTTGCAGTTGTCGCCCATGCCCGCTAAAGTAAAATCAAAACCTATCATCACCAAAAAGCGGGTAATGGATGGTTACACAGTCGAAAATATCGCCATCGAAACCTTGCCTGGTGTTTATGTATGCGGGTCTTTATACAAGCCACTCAAATATAAAGGTAAAATTCCGGTAGTGCTTTGTCCGGACGGACATTTTGGCGATGGCCGTTACCGTGCCGACGGGCAATACCGCTATGCTATGCTGGCACGTATGGGTGCAATGGCCATCAGTTACGATTTATTTGCCTGGGGCGAGTCGCTACTCCAGTTTGACGGCAAAGACCACCGCCGCAGCCTGGCTATGACCATACAGGCGCTAAACAGTTTCCGCATTTTAGATTACATATTGTCTTTAAAAGACGCCGACCCGACACGTGTAGCCATCACCGGAGCATCGGGCGGTGGTAGCCAAACGATGCTAGTTACCGCATTGGATGACCGTATAAAACTCAGTGTCCCCGTAGTAATGTTATCAAGTTATTTTTCGGGTGGTTGCCCTTGCGAGAGTGGTTTGCCCGTACACTTATGCGGCGGCGGTACTAACAACGATGAGGTAGCTGCGATGGCAGCGCCAAGACCGCAACTGGTCATATCAGACGGCGGCGACTGGTCGGCCAACGTGCCTGATACCGACTTGCCTTACCTTCAAAAAATCTATGGCTATTATGGTAAAATCGAGTTAGTGCAAAATGCACACTTTCCTAAAGAAGGCCACGATTACGGTAAATCAAAACGTTTGGCGATGTACGATTTTGTAGCAAAGCAATTTCATCTAAATATTGATGCTGTTAAGGGTGTCGATGGCAAGGTAGACGAGTCGAAAGTGACCATTGAAAAATACCCAGCCATGTACGTATTTGGCCCCAAAGGTGAAAACCTGCCGGCTAATGCCATTCATGGCTTTGAACAGTTAGAGAAAGTTTTTGTAGCAGCCAAGTAA
- a CDS encoding sodium/solute symporter (Members of the Solute:Sodium Symporter (SSS), TC 2.A.21 as described in tcdb.org, catalyze solute:Na+ symport. Known solutes for members of the family include sugars, amino acids, nucleosides, inositols, vitamins, urea or anions, depending on the system.) has translation MGNILQHLTTLDYAIVVAYIVILLFLGIQASLKNRKRGDGETLFLGDRSLKWPSIGFNMWGTNVGPSMLVAFAGVGFSTGIVAVNFDWYAFLFLMLLALVFAPRYLAAKVSTMPEFMGQRYGESTRTILAWYALIKIQISWLSLGLYAGGTLVRQILGIPMWESVIVLVAFAGLFTYMGGLTAIAKVNVFQMLLLIGVSIMLTVLGVKRAGGLSYVYNHVPGHFWNLFHPASDPNYPLYAIMLGYPVAAVAFFCTDQSMVQSVLGAKNLEQGQLGVNFIGWLKILSLPLFIFTGILCRIIFPDLKDENLAYMTMVTNLFPAGLNGLVIVVLIAVLVGTIGSSLNSLSTVFTMDIYAERINKQATNKQLISVGRLSIIVGCILSVGVAIALDSIKGLKFFDVFQSILGFIAPPLSVVFLLTVFWKRTTRSAVNTILSAGSAFSLIVGILYLWVFPKDVYHFWPHYLMLSFYVFAFLLIVGILFSLLDRNPKVYVASVQDEKDMPQTSSKVKIAWVLLTIVMIGLYIIFNGH, from the coding sequence ATGGGTAATATTTTACAACATTTAACCACTTTAGATTATGCTATCGTAGTTGCCTACATAGTCATACTCCTGTTTTTGGGTATACAGGCTTCCCTCAAAAACCGCAAGCGCGGCGACGGAGAGACTTTGTTTTTGGGCGATAGGTCGCTCAAGTGGCCCAGCATTGGCTTTAATATGTGGGGCACCAACGTTGGGCCATCCATGTTGGTGGCGTTTGCCGGGGTAGGCTTTAGTACCGGCATTGTAGCCGTTAATTTCGACTGGTATGCTTTTTTGTTTTTGATGTTGCTGGCGCTGGTATTTGCGCCGCGCTACCTGGCAGCCAAAGTAAGTACCATGCCCGAGTTTATGGGGCAACGCTATGGGGAGTCAACCCGTACTATATTAGCCTGGTATGCTTTAATCAAAATACAGATCTCCTGGTTATCGTTAGGCTTGTATGCCGGTGGTACGCTGGTAAGGCAAATACTGGGCATCCCGATGTGGGAATCGGTGATTGTACTGGTGGCTTTTGCCGGTTTGTTTACCTACATGGGCGGGCTAACCGCCATTGCCAAAGTAAATGTATTCCAGATGCTGTTGCTCATTGGCGTTTCTATCATGCTTACGGTCTTGGGCGTTAAACGTGCAGGCGGACTATCGTATGTGTACAACCACGTGCCTGGCCATTTCTGGAATCTGTTCCACCCTGCATCCGACCCTAACTACCCTTTGTATGCCATTATGTTGGGTTATCCCGTTGCGGCAGTAGCCTTCTTTTGCACCGACCAATCGATGGTGCAGTCCGTATTAGGTGCTAAAAACCTGGAGCAGGGTCAGTTAGGCGTTAACTTTATCGGCTGGCTAAAAATACTGTCGTTACCGCTGTTCATCTTCACCGGTATACTCTGTCGTATCATCTTTCCTGATTTGAAGGACGAGAACCTTGCGTACATGACTATGGTAACCAACCTATTCCCTGCCGGTTTAAATGGTTTGGTAATTGTGGTGCTGATTGCTGTTTTGGTAGGCACTATCGGCTCATCACTTAACTCGTTAAGCACTGTATTTACCATGGATATTTATGCCGAGCGGATTAACAAACAGGCAACTAACAAGCAATTAATCAGCGTAGGGCGTTTATCTATCATCGTCGGCTGTATTTTATCAGTAGGTGTAGCTATCGCGCTTGATAGCATTAAAGGACTTAAGTTTTTTGATGTTTTTCAGTCTATTTTAGGGTTTATAGCGCCGCCGTTGTCGGTGGTGTTTTTGCTCACTGTATTCTGGAAACGCACCACGCGTTCGGCTGTAAATACGATACTGTCGGCAGGTTCGGCGTTCAGCCTTATAGTGGGTATACTTTATCTATGGGTGTTTCCTAAAGATGTTTACCATTTCTGGCCGCATTACCTCATGCTGTCGTTTTACGTCTTTGCCTTCCTGCTCATCGTGGGTATACTGTTTTCACTGTTAGACCGTAACCCCAAAGTGTACGTAGCCAGTGTGCAGGACGAGAAAGACATGCCGCAGACATCATCTAAAGTAAAAATAGCTTGGGTGCTATTAACTATAGTAATGATAGGCTTATATATCATTTTTAACGGGCATTAA
- a CDS encoding L-rhamnose mutarotase: protein MKSACKYILCALWITLVSISVQAADIYVSPQGNDSNPGTQQQPKVTLSAALRQARELRRLNDVTIKDGIHIIVSGGNYQLNEPVFIRPEDSGTAQSPTWIEAAPNQTPVLSGGVKVSGWKKLNVPVAGLPTNARGKVWVADLPDYQGSKFQFRQLWINGRKAIRARESDDNDRLSRILSVDKVKQEMWIPTPSVKLPAKAGRMEMVIHQMWAIANLRVKSITTEGNKTKLTFQQPESRIQFEHPWPAAVIDKNNQQNGNSAFYLSNAIEFLNQPGEWFADEHAGKLYYWPRTGENMTQAEAVVPGLETLLQITGTPDRQVSYIYVKGIGFKYATWLRPSQQGHVPHQAGMYMLDAYKLKVAGTPEKAGLENQAWVGRPAAAVEVFYANHTGFEQCRFEHVASTGLDYQRGTHNDEIKGNLFKDIGGTAIQVGAFSDEATEVHLPYNPSDLREVCTNEKISNNMISDATNEDWGCVGIGAGYVKNINIEHNDISEVSYSGISMGWGWTKLKNAMSNNRIYGNKIHRYGKHLYDVSGIYTLSAQQGSAIENNYIDSIYQVPYAHDLHHWFYLYCDEGSSGFTVRNNWCPADKFLQNANGPDNQWTSNGPTVSHDVKQNAGLQKDYLSLLKYIAPIDKREAINYLGYDIKADKPQVIELVVEQGHTPDVAKVKDLCVRNGIPVSSVYQWQNRLAIFGNIPNAERIAQQLKSMFNGAEVKSYNTPFYTFNARQHCGLGAAVAKEWDNIVLTANLVSDVKKQQEYLDYHATQFQKWPEVAKGFCNANFQQLLVYKNGRQLMLIISIPKGESLDKLNPKTTENNPRVDDWNAIMKQYQEGVSGTKPGEVWVFMQPVKQS from the coding sequence ATGAAGTCCGCTTGTAAATATATATTATGTGCCCTATGGATAACCTTGGTTTCCATAAGTGTACAAGCAGCGGATATCTATGTCTCGCCCCAGGGCAATGACAGTAATCCTGGTACGCAGCAACAACCTAAAGTCACCCTCAGTGCAGCCTTGCGCCAGGCGCGTGAGTTACGCAGATTGAATGATGTAACAATTAAGGACGGCATACACATCATCGTATCTGGCGGCAATTATCAACTAAACGAACCGGTATTCATACGGCCCGAAGATTCGGGAACCGCACAATCGCCAACGTGGATAGAAGCGGCACCAAATCAAACGCCGGTTTTAAGCGGCGGCGTTAAGGTAAGCGGATGGAAAAAATTAAATGTTCCGGTTGCAGGTCTGCCTACTAATGCTAGGGGCAAGGTTTGGGTAGCGGATTTACCCGATTATCAAGGCTCAAAGTTTCAATTCAGGCAATTGTGGATTAACGGCCGCAAAGCAATCCGTGCCCGCGAGAGTGACGATAACGACCGGCTGAGCCGGATTTTGTCGGTTGATAAAGTAAAGCAGGAAATGTGGATTCCGACACCTTCGGTAAAGCTGCCTGCCAAAGCCGGACGCATGGAAATGGTGATTCATCAGATGTGGGCTATTGCTAATTTGCGGGTTAAAAGCATCACTACAGAGGGTAACAAAACTAAACTAACGTTTCAGCAGCCTGAGAGCCGCATTCAGTTTGAACACCCCTGGCCGGCAGCTGTCATCGATAAAAATAATCAGCAAAACGGTAACTCAGCCTTTTACCTCAGCAATGCCATTGAGTTTTTAAACCAGCCGGGCGAATGGTTTGCGGATGAGCATGCCGGTAAATTATACTATTGGCCTCGCACCGGCGAAAACATGACCCAAGCCGAGGCGGTAGTACCGGGGCTCGAAACCTTATTACAAATTACCGGTACGCCCGACCGGCAGGTGAGTTACATTTACGTTAAAGGTATCGGTTTTAAATATGCTACGTGGTTGCGGCCATCGCAGCAGGGCCACGTGCCGCACCAGGCCGGTATGTATATGCTGGACGCTTACAAACTGAAAGTTGCCGGCACGCCCGAAAAAGCAGGACTGGAAAACCAGGCATGGGTAGGCCGCCCCGCAGCCGCTGTTGAGGTGTTCTACGCAAATCACACCGGCTTTGAGCAATGCCGCTTTGAGCACGTTGCCTCAACCGGGCTGGATTATCAGCGTGGCACGCATAATGATGAAATAAAAGGTAATCTTTTTAAGGACATTGGCGGAACGGCTATACAGGTTGGTGCATTTTCGGATGAAGCTACGGAGGTTCATCTGCCTTACAACCCGTCCGACTTGCGCGAAGTATGCACCAACGAAAAGATAAGCAATAACATGATTTCTGATGCTACGAACGAGGACTGGGGTTGTGTGGGCATCGGCGCTGGCTACGTCAAAAATATTAACATAGAGCATAACGATATTAGCGAGGTTTCTTATTCCGGCATTAGTATGGGCTGGGGGTGGACTAAGCTTAAAAATGCGATGAGCAATAACCGTATCTACGGTAATAAAATTCATCGTTACGGAAAGCATTTGTATGACGTGTCGGGCATCTACACCTTATCGGCGCAGCAAGGCTCTGCTATCGAAAACAATTACATCGATAGTATTTACCAAGTGCCTTACGCGCACGATTTACATCACTGGTTTTACTTGTATTGCGACGAGGGTTCATCTGGTTTTACCGTACGAAATAACTGGTGCCCGGCAGATAAATTTCTGCAAAATGCTAACGGCCCCGACAACCAATGGACCAGCAACGGGCCAACGGTAAGCCATGATGTTAAACAAAATGCAGGACTACAGAAAGACTACCTATCCTTATTAAAATATATTGCCCCAATCGATAAACGAGAAGCCATCAACTATTTAGGCTACGATATTAAAGCCGATAAGCCGCAGGTGATTGAATTGGTGGTTGAGCAAGGCCATACGCCTGATGTAGCCAAAGTAAAAGATTTATGCGTGCGCAACGGTATTCCGGTTTCGTCGGTTTACCAGTGGCAAAACCGGCTGGCTATATTCGGTAACATTCCGAACGCCGAACGTATTGCTCAACAGCTCAAAAGCATGTTTAACGGAGCAGAGGTAAAAAGTTACAATACACCGTTTTATACTTTTAACGCCCGGCAGCACTGCGGCTTGGGTGCCGCTGTGGCAAAGGAGTGGGATAATATCGTTTTGACAGCCAATTTGGTAAGCGATGTTAAAAAGCAGCAGGAGTACCTGGATTATCATGCCACCCAGTTTCAAAAATGGCCCGAGGTAGCCAAAGGGTTTTGCAATGCCAATTTTCAGCAGTTGCTGGTTTATAAAAACGGCAGGCAACTGATGCTCATTATAAGCATACCCAAAGGCGAAAGCCTGGACAAACTAAATCCGAAAACTACGGAAAATAACCCGCGTGTGGACGACTGGAACGCCATTATGAAACAATATCAGGAGGGCGTAAGCGGTACCAAACCGGGCGAGGTTTGGGTGTTTATGCAACCGGTAAAACAATCTTAA